Below is a genomic region from Choristoneura fumiferana chromosome 30, NRCan_CFum_1, whole genome shotgun sequence.
ttgcatacgtttttaaatgaaacaacgaaactaattaaaatggtgttaacttctatattaaaaacataataaataccgccaATAAACGtgaatgtaggtatttttagtccatttgtgttcgaaataccgagaaacatgttacaatttgaccgttaattcaaaccttaaataaAACGGAGTAtatgaaaaacatttatcaatatgctgtcaatttattattgtattgcaaacattcatcatcccagcctatatacgtcccactgctgggcacaggcctcctctcagaacaagaggtcttgggctatagttcccacgcgggcccagtgcggattgggaacttcacacgcaccattgaattgcttcgcagggttgtgcaggtttcctcacgatgttttccttcaccgcaaagctcgtggtaaatttcaaatgtaattccgcacatgaatttggaaaaactcagaggtgcgagccggggtttgaacccacgaccctctgtttgagaggcgataggtcaaaccactaggccaccacggctttttgcaAACATTGAAAgtacatttgtatgaaaataataaaacgaGCAATAGACATGTTtataaaaagttgcagaacaaaagtagcccAGTAAGTCCCAGACATCCTGTATACTCAGCAAGTCTACTtcgtataggtagagtcattcacgatgacgcgtgccgtggttcttattacaatgtcattaatggctaattttgacaaaatcaacCATCCACCATCCAtccaccaccatcttgctcgctaatcctgccgtgaagtagcagtgcttgcactgttgtgtttcggcgtggagagtaagacagccggtgaaattactggcacttgggtatcccatcttaggcctctaggttggcaacgcatctgcaatacccctggtgttgcagatgtttatgggcggtggtgatctcttaccatcaggagacccacttgctcgtttgccatccagtcaaataaaaaaaaaaaaacacgtcttcgtggatggcactaggtataatgcTTCTTGGGAGCAAGAAGTAAATCAACTAGGTATATTTCAGGAGAAACGAATTTTTAAATCTCACCTGAACCATTAACTCTGCTACATTCTGCGCGCGGTAATTAAATGAATTCTTAGCTGTAAGAGGAGCGAaacctgaaacaaaaaatatcgagTTTTAGCATTAATTAATACAGGAAAgccacacaaaaaaaaaaagattttgtaaaaaaaaaaattggtggttgtattattttttaaacagtataagtTAGGCCAGCTGGTTTGCAAGCGTTCAAGTACTACTAAACGCAATTTGGGGGGGAGAGGGAGAGGGGAGGGGTGCTCTTGTAAAACAAGCAATTCGTTACAGCGGCGAGAGGGGGTTCGAACAACGCGTTACGTCACAGTTTGACATAtccctcccccatagacctccagttgcctcggttggaagcggcttcccaccgtgaacccgcgactttaaccgcgtcatccgtccatctcgttggtggacgtcctacgctgcgcttgccgaccaggatgatctggacgcctttcttcgcagctggtcagagatcgcccaagaccgggtagagtggaggacatggggggaggcctttgcccagcagtgggacaccccTACAGacttctaaataataaaaataattgtgattATCGTTATTTGGCGTATAACACACTCTTGTAATACCTGGCATGAAGAAATGCAGACGGGGGAAAGGTACCATGTTGACAGCCAGCTTCCTGAGGTCAGCGTTCAGTTGTCCCGGGAAACGGAGGCAGGTCGTCACTCCCGACATCGTCAACTGGAACAGGACAGACAGAATATAATGTCATTGCTGTGCCAACTGGTGCACCGATAGTTATCTAGCGACCAATAGATGGCGTCCTTCGATTGAGAGTTGCATAAAGTATCCGACCGATATGACATGGTTCAAGTCACCTTTGAGCTTCTGCTGTCGATAAAGTATGTCGTTGCTGTACTCGCTACCATTTAGGGCACCAATAGTTACATCTAGCGACCAATAGATGGCCTCCTTCGATTGAGAGTTACCTAAAGTATTCGATAGATGACACTTAATGATATGAGACTGTTCAAGTCCCCATAGCTCGGACTAACGAGCCCGCAGAGTCCGGAAACAGATGTTGTAGTTACAGCGCTTCGGTGTCTTCTGTTAACCAGTTGATGAACCAATAGTTACATCTACTCACCATTAGATGGCGTCTTTCGACTAAGAGTTATGTAAAATCATCATTCAAGTCGCCGTAGCTCGGGCCAGCGAGTCGCAACGTCCAGGAGCAGATGTTATACAGTGCTTCGTTATAGATACTTCAACCAGCTGATGCAAAAATGGTTACATCTACTCACCAACAGATGGCGATTTCCAACTAAGAGTTAAGTTAAGTATCCGATAGATGGCACTCACCGATATGAGATGATTCAAGTCGCCGTAGCTCGGGCTAGCGAGTCGCAACGTCCGGAAGCAGATATTGTACAGAGCCTCATTGTCGATACAGAATGTCATGTCTGTATTTTCGACCAGTTGGTGCACTGACAGTGTCGCGTTATATGGCTCTAGGACTACTTCGCTAACCTAGAAGGAAAATGCCGATTTTAATACACTTAGCattgtatttttcatcacacttgctcgtaaacagtgtcgtaacatgcaggctaccttggttgcaaccccccaaataaaaccctcgatcttaatgtgcttgtcatgaaacccgtggtcggtcgcatgagtcattgcgcgtacacattgtcttgtcatgaagctcaaggacggtcaatgagtcagtgcccgtactgatggtgctgcgcgcgctgctgcaggaccacatggaccacatgcacacgcacgttgcggcgcatgccgagtgccgagggagggggaggtagagggcgacgctgccaagagcacagcctaaggtatcgccaatatttggaacaattatattttttcttttacaaatattaaattttacttgcaaatgtgatgaaaaacattgtatgtcgcacgggcggtactagaattaagaacatcgactcattaaagccctcagtcttcgacttcgggcttctaatagactctcgttcgtaattccttatttaccgcccttaagacacaatgtactaaaacaGACGATCTGTTAAACTCATGTGGCAAATGACATTACTTCGTTCGTCAAACTCGTTTCATACTACATACTTCGGCCGACAAGCGTCCTCATCAGCTCATCACATATAAAGAAATACAAATTTAGTCTagtactgcggcggccatattggCTCAGCCAAGTGCAGGGGTTGCACAATTtagatttaagtaggtacataattgttgtacttacttacttaaattgACGCCCGTACCGAGTATATCCGAGTAGTTGGGaataaataattcttattctattcttattctatatgaaaaaaaaagtcacaaaactaaaatttttgtttgggttatatttttaaactatcggaatcgattgtgattgtgctcttgattctgagtaggaaaaaatcatatttttttctaaaatttaaaaaaattgtacaatttTTGAGTATGTTACACAGCCATATCATGTTTTGCCTATTTCTGTGTGTTACACTTGTATTTGCTGTATGGGTGGGGATGCTTACTTTAGGGGAAGGCACGACGCTGAAGGTACTCATGATTCTGTCAGGGAACTCCTCGCGGATCTTGCTGAGGAGCAGGGTCCCCATGCCGGAGCCCGTGCCTCCGCCCAGCGAGTGTGTCAGCTGGAACCCTGCCAAGACATGGATGGTGAATAAATAAAGATGAAGTTTGTTATGAACTACAATCATCAACCATCTAATCGATCATCTTTCTCGTGTAGCTGGTTTCcacgtctcctgggtcacttattaaaagtataattttatggGGTCCACTAAAactgtgacagttttaaggcaattccttcatggctcatctcctaagaatgctaatagtataaattgcaaacatttttctaacaaagtgtatcactggtGTCGCCTGGGTTACGGAACAGAATGACAACactaaaagttgattgacccgtAAACAACTACTttgcataatttattgaatcaggcgttactttgcggaggtcctttgctcacccgcgaccttgtgatagttacgtttatgcaacaaaGTGTTCTTGCAGCTCCTTGCCTCCAGaccgtaagaacacacacaaacccaactattaccaccaccacactaggcagacgcgtttcgaactcaaccagagttcatcattaGAGAAACACAACCGTTTACCATGCTACAATATGTTAGACAAGAACACATctaaaaagctagtaatataaaaaaactaaccttGCAGGCAGTCGCAATTTTCGGATTCCTTCCTTATGACGTCCATAACCGAGTCCACGAGCTCAGCGCCCTCTGTGTAGTGTCCCTTGGCCCAGTTGTTGCCTGACCACAGatagcataaaaaatatttcactaaaATATATCAACTagaacacatttaaaaaaagtaggttcaaaaatatgtcaaaatttATGATGGTAATCataatgaattaaaatattacagCCTAGTAGGTTTTACAAGTGACCGAGTAAGTAGTAGtccattaaaaatttaatatcaaTGTTCAGCATTGCCGCATGTTGGGAGTCTCgatcttttaatatttttttttgcggtGGTCACACTGCTTTTTTCAAAACTACCGACATCTGCATAATCTTTCCCCTCTACTATTTGCGGCAGTAAAACCACCTGATTCGTCATTTGGAGcgtctttattttttcgtattcACCAaatttttttctagtttacTCTCCTTTCtcgcaaaattaaatattagccGTATattactacggaaccctaaactgCGTGTGGTCCGACACCTGGTCGGTTTTTCCATCAGCCATCTAACAATAACTAAttgagccaatgagggctatcgttttttgtctcactagatggcgcactgttgcgtgaggtttttaagtatggctttcaaagtctgttattacgggcgtgaaaacgaagtttagattaaaatcatatttaaaacaccttaaaaccgtagcataaaaatatcgagcatgccatagtgttgcatagtccccgttttgttcggaaaaaagggaggacaaaggtttccgaaagacaaaactgtctcaaaacacagacattcattgccccggaacgcatatttgccataattaatttcagatattgcaaaatattcacaaaataattctaattataaataaacccgcgtagctcacccaaaaactatgagatttgacatttcggagacctcacgctacactagcgcctctagcggcgaattcatacgcgatagccctcattgcaagcaagaccgtaacgtcaaacggaccacgGACCTCAtgttactaacgccatctagcaatatttcgtCTGTCAAGTGGCCCCATTACCCTACCCCTGTCTAACACTAAAGAAAACTGTTAGTTGTTAGTATACTATAATAGATGGCACTTATCATAACCACTTATTTTTCATCTAAACCCGTTTTAGTTCTGCTACTCGCCGCTAGGTGGCACTTACCGGCGCCGCTCTGTCCAAACACGAAGTTGTCTGGTCTGAACAGCTGCCCGTAGGGTCCAGACCTCACGGAGTCCATGGTCCCCGGCTCCAGATCCACCAGAACAGCTCGGGGGACATATTTACCTGGATAATTTTAATCAGTTAGCAAAgtttatcaattaaaaaaactaaatgcagttttgttcctttttaattttaacccccgacgcaaaaagaggggtgttataagttttaccgctttatgtgtttgtctgtctgtggcaccgtagctcttaaacgggtgaaccgatttgattgcggtttttttatttgaaagctagaaaacctgccttcaaataaaaaaaccaaacCATTTCCTaccatgttttatcaaaatcggttcagccgaaCTTGAAATTTAAAGTGACTATATCAGGGGTTTCCcaactttgttggttaggttatacaaTAGAACGGACCCacctcttcccgtgggtgtcgtaaccatagtaaaagaggacaagtaagTCCACTCCATTGAAAGCTGGCTCAACTGgcatggaaaaataaaataaaaatactcttcTGCAGTGAAAGTCTTTAATCAGCGAAGGTGGAATTTTAACACTGGTTCTTACATATGGTGTTTGGATAAATGTAAGGTCAGACTCCCAAGACAGAAGAGAAACAGGGTCGCGTTAACGGTTCGCGTTGTTTGGACAATTTGTTGCttcttacttattatgaaaactacaGTGTTTATGGTTGCTGAGAGATCGAAATGACTTACAGGAGGGCTCTTCTCAAACCTGACAGGTCACACTCACTCCGTGCTTCTACCGTCCAGCTGTCCTGTGCTTTGTCTCCTATCTCTCGGCTTCCACTAGATATTGATGAGCTGTCCCCAAGTACTAGTTAAAACATGCTATGTGACATCAACCATCCATGGTGACGAGGACTGGAGTAAAAGCTTCAGTATAGCGACATAGCATGAAGAAGACAGCGATAGAGATGAAAATCATTTCAGTACAGTACTTTCAGTACATACAGTTCAATAAAACGAAAACTGAATATGAAACTGAACatgaatatgaaaaaatattttccctgaaacaaaacattatttgttACAGCCATCATTGACACTACTGGTTTAAGAGGATGTAGAAAGGCATCATCAATATTTACCTCGAAGGATTGATCTCTTTTCCTTCTCCCACCCCTAGATCCAGTactgtattatttcaaaatctCTGTAACAAAATGTCAGCATTAAATATCTAACTTTACAGCACTGTTGACTGAAATTGCCAGTCTTTATGATACTCACCAGTGCAGTGTTGACGGCTGAAGGAAATTACAGTtccaggcgacataaaattttaaggttCCATAAACCTGAAAGAGTTCTATTGTTACTATCAGAAATCCAGAAAAAAACACTGAACTAACTTCAGGAATGACAAACTTACTACATTTGAAGTTGTTCTATTGCAAACTTTCAGCCATTTGGCCTTATAATTATGGGATGCCTCGGGATTCCAAGGCGGAGGCCTATTTGCCACGCAGCTCCTCTACGCAAACGCACATCCGCCGACATCATCGATGACGATGAAGGATCAAGCTGTCAAACTCAAATCCGAAACAAATGTCACTGTCAATGTCACTCGCTGTTTAAGCTACAGTAAAAAATACACGACATTGATGCTTTCAACGAAGAGACTTTTAATTCCGACAGATGCCGCAAACGTTCCGTTACAATACTCCCCCCCTTACGGAAAGTTTCGAAAGAAATGAGAAACTGCGCTGTCCCCAGCGTCTGTAAAAGAAATGATGATAGAGCCTCAATCTAAGACTCTGAAATTGAAAAACAACAGCCTAACTAAAGGAAAGTCAAAGCTATGCTTTACTAAAGTTAGCCTAGTGTAGAAACCTAAACTGGAACGGAACTTCCTGAAAGTAAAAGAAATTAAGAGCAATAACAATTAGAAAAGCTCCTAACCTATCTAACTAAAATGTCATCCGACCATAAGTTAACCGTACTAATCTGAGATAACTTGCAACTCAGGACATGTCTTCTTCTTTCCTTGATGAATTTCCTGCAGTCCGGAGAACCTATGCACAAAATCCCCACAATTTCATACATCCTCTTTCATTCATAAACTTCCAGTGTAAGACATC
It encodes:
- the LOC141444841 gene encoding tubulin beta-1 chain-like → MREIVHVQAGQCGNQIGSKFWEVISDEHGVDPTGNYIGQNPLQQERINVYYNEASGGKYVPRAVLVDLEPGTMDSVRSGPYGQLFRPDNFVFGQSGAGNNWAKGHYTEGAELVDSVMDVIRKESENCDCLQGFQLTHSLGGGTGSGMGTLLLSKIREEFPDRIMSTFSVVPSPKVSEVVLEPYNATLSVHQLVENTDMTFCIDNEALYNICFRTLRLASPSYGDLNHLISLTMSGVTTCLRFPGQLNADLRKLAVNMVPFPRLHFFMPGFAPLTAKNSFNYRAQNVAELMVQMFNPGNMMTAADPRHGRYLTVATMFRGIMSMREVDNQILAIQNKNSSYFVEWIPNNLKVSVCDVPPRGLKMSATFVGNSTAIQEIFKRISEQFTAMFRRKAFLHWYTGEGMDEMEFTEAESNMNDLISEYQQYQEANVDDDDVEFDEEEEVEQEQYPQEPVHVAL